GTGCAACGaactaatatttttatatgtcgatttattttatgtttgttctaTATTCAATGtatatattaactaatatatattttttaacaggcCTTAAATTGAAAAACAAAGATGGGTGCAGATAAACGGTGAGCGTTTTATGATTTATGAAGGTTTTACTTCAACAGATTTTCTGTAATCTAATTTATATGTTTAACATCCTGGTAATGTTCATTGCTTATTGTTTTAACTAGGATTAGCCGTACGGAACGCAGCGGCAGGTACGGCTCTGATCAGTATCGTGATGATGACCGTAGGGACCGGCGAGATCGTGATGACCGCGGATACGACTCGCATCGCTGGAGTGACGACCGCAGAAGTGACCGCTACGATGGTGAACGAAGTGACCGAGGAGATCGATACTGGAGCAGAGACAGTCCTGAGGTGAGGACTACAGTGACATGCaaaaaattatgagaaaaatcttttttaaggtcctgcagattcttcagttttccagcatctttgcatattttaaccctttccagcagtgactatgattttgagatccattttttttttttacactgaggacaattgaggcactcaaacacaactattaaaaaaggttcaaacattcactgatgctccaacagtcactgctggaaagggttcaaatatgcataGATGCTGGGAAaatgaagaatctgcaggaccttaatgatttttctgaagaacagttctcagtttaactgttcagaacaagcaagggactcatgcacaatatgggtgtaacggtacgtgtattcgtaccggaccgtttcggtacagggctttcggtacggtgcacgtgtgtaccgaatgcaatattttgtatgtggaacataggtacattttcgtgtttccaaaggAACATTAAGTggtggaagtctccgcgttcagcgcaaatcctgccctgcagctgattctaataACCCGTTTAACACCGCAAGCGTGAGCGGCGTGTGAGCAGCACATATTTTTCCCGGCATCAATGTTAATCAATGAGTGCTTTCTCACCGGGAGCAGGAGCCGCGTGTGAACAGCAGTGCAGTGGGGGTGTCGGCTTccggtctatttttgctgtgctgctcacgctcaattaaagtgaaagcacacttttgatggacaaaataaatatgacttaACACAAAACGTGttaaaaatgcacagaataagaATGTCAAGAGGCCGCCAACAGACCAGGCtattgtcttcacgacaacaatatctatacttcatgttgagcataaatataaagcctactgataaaggacaccatcaacagtattgacggcaaaatagacaatgtttgacaggtgcaatatgcagTGTGTCACAGGCCTAAGGTTTTCAataggcatcacgcgagtgtgaacatcactacaactaggaaaaaaaacgattgtaattcaaatgcagctcccgtcagcatttaaacagacctttgctgtTAATTCTTATCgatccaacgcaataacgaaatctgagcaggtctgaCAACTGATTGGTACCATGAAcaaaactgttgatgctgcattttacactttggaaaagttatattttttaattatgagcaggcctacatgctgggattggtaatgctgcacagtaatcatagttatttatatttttcattatattttattatatgatattggtttgataCTGAGAGTCTTtgtttagtggagaactttgcagcagtattttatttcttattctttttttattttatatacatcttattaaaaagtataaaataaaaagtgtaaacaaattgtaaaaaaaaaagtttacagtaataaagaacctgcagtttaatgtttgcatttctttcccttactgtaccgaaaatgaaccgaaccgtgactttaaaaccaagGTACGTACTAaaccgtgatttttttttttttttttgcgtaccgttacacccctaatgcacaaccatcacaaaacagaaagacagtcatggATCATCCGggtaaccacacacagtattaagaacctaGAGTTTCCAAACTTTGGAAtcgggttattttaataatttcagcaatttgttTGTGTTGAGCACTAAatataaacatcttttatgtacaatatcttactcaggacagtactaaataagaaataacattcatttatatatctcttattttgttaaaattattcacattttcacagattctgcaaggggttcccaaacttttgcatgccacTGTACCAATATATGTGTTTGTTGTCTTTTTATATCAAATATCTTTTGATATGAGAATGATGTTAACTTTACCAAATCTCACTGGTGTTACAGCGAGGAAGGAAGCGGCGCAGCAGTGATGGATCTGATGATGGACACCATTCGGATGGTGATTACTCTGAACATGATTACAGAGGAGACCCGGCTGACGAGAAGGAGAGCAAGACCATCATGCTCCGGGGTCTGCCCATGAACACTTTAGAAGCAGATGTAAGTTGTAACCATTTATAAAACACCCAAAAGCAGTGTTTTATATGGTTTCCACAGTATTGGAAAACCTGAATATATCAGAGAGTTTTCTGAAATTGCATGGAAATTTCTATAAacataattatgaataataaatgtaACGCACATTTCAGAACTAGAATAAAATCTATATCATGGACATTTTTGcacttaataataacaacagtaacaaacatttgaaaaaatatttccaggcccaaaataaataaataaaaatcttaggGAATTTTAGGCTGTGAATAAAATTTAATAGTAATAAATTTAGTAAGTATTCCAGGCATGGAATCCTAAAAATAGTATCATGGAAATTTCagaattattatgattaataataataataaaaaatccaggcccagaattaataataataacaaattaattcAGTAAATATTCAAGGCATGCAGTcagtaaattgaaaataaaataataatcatcttaataaatacattacaaataaaatctgGCTTGGTTTTAGCAAACTTGATCTGACTTTTCCTTGTAATCCACAGATTCGAGCGGCCATTGAGCATCTGGAGGGTCCAAAGCCAATGGACGTGAGGCTGATGAAAAAGAGAACAGGTGAGACTGATGTACCGCGGATCCTTCCTCTCCCAAACAAACCTGTGTCCACTGGGCCAACCTGCTTCCGCTCAAGCGCCTTTTgccatagcaacatgttaaatgTCAAGGTTTACTCTTTCAGACTgcggagttaaaaaaaaaaaaaaaaaggttgcacaTTTCATGTTTGGAGGTAAGTTTTGTGTGGATCGAAATTGGCACAGTTTTATGCCAATTGAAGTTACATGAACATAGATGCAGTCATGTAGCTTCTTTATCTTGAAGTACAATTATATTAAAGATCATCCAAAAGTCGATCTGATGGCAGCATCTgtcttataaatattatttgcttGTTAATACTAGCTATGTTTATGACTGTTTGCTTGGTTTTGATTATTGAGTCAACGTGTTAGAACAGCTATAATATTATTAGCTGCTGTTGCTATGGTAAAAGCTTCCAGGCGACCCCCCCCCTACATCTCTTTGGCCTCTCCGGGTCAAGGGGGTCACGAAGCAGTTTGTGACAGAGTTTGAATGTTGTACCACTGAACCATATAAACTAACACGCCTCCCGTCTGTATATCTGAATGCCTCTCTAGGTATAAGCCGAGGTTTCGCCTTCGTGGAGTTTTATCACTTGCAAGATGCTACCCGATGGATGGAGACCAATCAGGTTGCTTCCTAATCACCAAGTCTAGCTTTTGCCCTGGGGAATAATGCTAATTAAGTAGAAAAATATAAATggaaggaaaacaaaaaacaaagttgCTGCCCCAGCAGACTATATGGACACAAATGGACCAAAGCCGCTGTTTTTGAAGGCAAGGTGTGACCAAAACATAGAAGAGCCATTTGATGGATGCTCTGGCTTCATGTTATTAACTTTACCAGAACTCTGTTTGTTAGCACGGGTAAAATAATCACTGATTTTATAAAAGGGAAGTACATAATACAGTTCAGGTGTGACTTGATTGACTCAAATGGGGTTTAAGCCACAATTTTTTGTCATCAcactctaaaaatgttttttgtttgttttttcattaaatgatGTTAAGTTTCAAGGCTTGAAGTAGAAGTGTTGGTGCTGTATTGAACATCACATTTCATGGAAATCACTATTCAAATATACAAacagtttttaattgtaattagtaGTTTTGTGCAGAGAAAGTAAATGTGGTAAGCCTATGCTTCGTCTTGAAAGTCCCCCCACACGCCGTTTAAGAAAggagtgccttttttttttttttttttttaacactctgTTCCGGCCCCATCCGGACACTCGGGTCCCAAACACACACCATCTTACACATAAACCCTCCCGGGCGATCCTCACCCTAAACCCTCGTGGCTAATGTGGTTGTTCTTGGGCTGAGATTTAACCTTCGTAAGAGAGGAAATAACCAAACCCTTTCTTCCTTTTCCAGAAACTGCTGTCCATTCAAGGCAAGACTGTTGCCATGCACTACAGCAACAACCGTCACAAGTTTGAGGACTGGCTCTGCAACTCAGTAAGTTTCATGGGCTTCCCAAGATTTTGAACTGCATTTACAGTACCAGTTTCATATTCTGAAATTTCAttctaagatattttttaaattgtttcgGCGGAATAACCAAGAGGTTCTGGTTCAGCGTTTTTTGTTTTTGGATAAAACCCCGCCAACaaaaactaatacttttattactcaaggttgcattaaattgatcaaaagctaCAGTAAAGATACTTACTATTTTAAGaaggatttctattttaaatcaaTCAACTTTGAAAGTATcctaaaaatgtattatgtaaatgATGGGATACTGTAGAAAAATAAATGACTCCTCTAAGGTCTTAGAAATGTTGTCTAAACATCCCTAGCTAAGCTTTGTTTTggaaaaatagttaatatatGAAGCATCTCAGTTTTTCAAATGGTCCACTTGGTGGATGTCCATCACGGTGAGTGTTCAAGCCACTCTAGTGTGCTTGTTACCTGGTGCCCCATAGCAGAAGTGTCAATTAAAACACTATGACCGGTTGCTTTCAGTGTGGCCTGTACAATTTCCGGAGGAGGCTGAAGTGCTTCAGGTGTGGCGCAGCTAAAGCGGGTAAGTAGCTCCCTGAACAGGAAACCGCTGTGTGCAACCATCTGGATGGTCCAGTCAAACACAGTCATGtctttggagcattttttttttttttttttaactaatgagTTCTTTATTGGGGGTGTTATCATGGTACCAAATGACTCTGTGTTCCAAACTAATATataacagtaattgtttttatcaCTCAGCTGGTAGCTGGTATTTTCTTTTTCTATAGCTGGTAACTTATGGCTCCACTTAATGTTTTATATGCTTGCTAGTAAAATCAGGGATTAAAAGGTATAAGAATTCATATTATTAGTTTATAATACCTGCCTACATAAtgccaatattttaaaaacaaaacactcgTTTTGACTGAGGACGGTCTCTGGGATTGTAGGGATTATGTATAATGTTGTTTGATCAGGTTTCTGTGTTTAAAGAAACTCAGTGTGCTTTTATTCTTTGTGCTTATTTTTAGATGCTGAGTCCAGCAGCACCAAAGGAACCACAGACGCCCAACCCAGCGGAGATTATTATGGCGATAGTAAGAACTTTTCCATAAATATCACCTctgaattagggatgcaccaagaAATATTATCTAAAAGTCAATTGCATATAATTTGGTACCAAAATGATCTAGTGTAGGCTGATATTTGAATGCAAATGTTGGCTGATACAGGTATGACCTGTAGTGTGATGTGCTGTTCTTGTTTTGCATTGACGCTGATATGTTTGCATGTTTTGACAGCCATCATCCTGAGAAACATCGCCCCTCATTCCACGGTTGAAGCCATTCTGACGGCACTCGCCCCCTACGCCAACCTCTCGCCCGGCAACATCCGCCTAATTAAAGACAAACAAACGGGCCAGAACAGAGGGTTTGCCTTCGTCCAACTTGCCTCTCCTTTGGTATGTTTTATCCCTTCCTCAGTCTATACAAATCTTTTTTGTTCCAAAGATTATCTTAAACAAATAGAGAGAGTAGTGTTGTAACGGTACCAAAATGTCAGTATCGGGTACCAAAAATCCACATACctcagtaccaaagcaaaacacaaaacatgctaattaaaaatgtctatgctttttatttaattttaaagggcTTTTGAATTATGAACCATATGTACATTCTCTTAACGCGAATTAGCGTCAATTTCGTGTTTACAGTGTCTAGATTGCCACttgaacattttgaatgcatttgcGCATCTAGAGCAAAATAGACGCGTGTACAAAGCAAAAGTTTGAAGCGAAATTGACGCGTGTCTGAGGCGAAATCCGCTTCTTGTGGGAGGGGCAAGTGCttgtctgtttgcaagatggctgatgttgatcAAGCATTCGGGgcttttccactttttcctgcACACGTCCTCTGAATAAACACATTATCTTGTTAGCGAAAAGTAGCTGTAGGCTATATTAGAGGGGAAATAGTTGTAAAAAACAGTGGGaaggccgcgagttgaaaaacgTGTATGTGACTCAAAACTtcaatgtgtaattacaaaacaCACTCTTCCAAGCAAGGTCCttttttattcctgaaatatgaacttgtgtgTGATACTTGTCATAAAGCTCCGGTTGagtgctcactgacaacatcagtcattCCTCCATGCTGAATGATTGACTCctgagcaggctcctgattggttaacgtggCATGAATTGATGGCAATTTTTCAACTTGTGCGGCAGTAGCGAATTGgcatcaaacacaaatgcacaaaagCACCATTTGTGCCAGACACTCAATTCACGTCATTCGCGCAAACGAGGCAAATTCGCGTCTGCCACGCTAAACGCCTCATTTGTACATCAAGAACCGGGTACTCTGTACCactggtacaaaaaaaaaaaaaaaaaactggtaccATAacggtttcatttttttttttaccaacttaGTACCCAAGTaccaggtcttttgacaacaTCAAGAGAAAGAATGATCTTGTAAGGGGAAACCAGTGTACATGATTAATGATCAATAATATTAAACCTGCATGTACTTTTGTACTGTTTAAAGCAGATTTTGATGATGTTTGTGCTTTTGCAGGAAGCGTCACAGCTCCTAACCATCCTTCAGGGATTACAGCCACCTCTCAAGCTGGATGGGAAGACTATTGGGGTCGACTTTGCCAAGAGTGCTCGAAAGTATGCATCTCTCGCTCGTATCCCAATGCGGTTGATTTACTCTGAATAATTTTTCCACTTACTGTAGCTTGATTAATAATTCAGTTTACCGAAATGCCTTTTTGTTTTTCAGGGACCTTTTATTGCCAGATGGAAACCGTGTTAGTGCTTTTTCGGTCGCAAGTACAGCCATTGCAGCTGCTCAGTGGTCCTCCAGTCAGGTATGTACAACTTTATTGTAACCGTGCCTCAATGTTTAAACCTAATTATGCATGCATGAATAGTTTAATTGAATAGATTTCTCTTTGCAGCCTCAGCAGAGTGTGGAGCCAACATCAGAATACAGCTACCTGCAGGAGGGATATGTACCCTATTCACAGGTCAGCTGCGCCATCTATAACGTCACCGcatttatataaatcattttacTATTGTGTTGAGCTAAGATGGGTTTGTGTTTAGGAGTACCAGGCATACTATCAGCAGCAGGCTGGAGTTGTGGACCCTTCCCAGGCTAACGGCTTACTTGGAGGTAGCATTCGCATGGCATTGTCTATTTATTTTAGTTGGGGAATCGTAGTAGGACTTTGCCAGATCACAACATGTTCTTTTATGAAcgtaaaagcattttaaaaaagttGAAAACTGGTATGTTTGGATTTGCAGCGGCTCCAGGTGTGAAGGTTCTTCCTGCTGCCACAGGAGTGGTGATCTCTCAGAGTGCGCAGGTCTATCAGCCTCATATCATTGGCCAGCCAGCTGCTCAGGTGACTTTTTATGCTGTGACTTGTTTATTAGATAACTTTTACTATCACTAACTATTATATTCTAGTGCAGTGCTTCTTAACTAGGGACAAGGATGCACTTGAGGGCTTTGTCAAATTTCAAAGTGCTGCAAGATGACTAAAGGTTTCCAAAAAAGACATTGCTTCAACTTTGTTGTTTAAGCATTTGTTTTTCCCAACCTTGAATAAGTTGAAATaataaagtcatttttaataattattgtaagTGTGCTACTTGAATGAACCTTGATAATTGATATCTGTGAATGTAAACAGTCTTAAATATCCAGTAATCATGAACCTCATAGCTTACCTTGTGAACTTGGCTGAAAGTAGCTCTATTCCAATATCAGATTTTTCCTAAATGATTTAAATGGGTGAATCCAAAAAagtttttggggaaaaaaaacccCCATTCAATTATTGAAAGTTCTGCAACTTATTAGATGGAtttgtttgtaattattttaatgtattgccACTCCTAGTTTCTGTAAACAAAAATTCGTAGCAAATAAGCAGCTTTGATATTACAGCAGAAGTGCTAGAAAAATCTTTGggggtttgagaaccactgtgcTAGTGTAATGATCATTCTAATCTCATTATAACCCTTTTTATTGTCAGGCATTGCAGATGGAAGGCAAAGCTCAGCTCATCACAGCTGCTGCCACCATTTCTGCCTCAGCAACCTCTGCAGTCACAGCTGCGACAAGCAGCACAGCAACAGCTACCTCTCAGGAAAACCAAGCCAGTAAGAGCAGATCATTAAATCCACATCATCAAATCAGAAGTCCTCATGCTACAGGTTTCTGATTCTTTTGCCATCTTATTTCCTCTAGCTATCCCAGACACTTCATCTTATCAGTACGATGAGTCTTCTGGGTATTATTATGACCCCAGCACTGGCCTGTACTATGACCCAAACACCCATGTATGTATGCCATGTGCATTTCGACAAGGCAATACTTTGAGTGTGTGTAGAGGGTTCTAAGTAATATTGTTTTTCTATAGTACTACTACAATTCCCAGACTCAGCAGTATCTGTACTGGGATGGGGAGAAGCAGGCCTATGTGCCAGCAGTGGACGCCAACAACGCGGCTCAAAGTGCTGCTGCCTCCACATCCACTTCTCAGAAGGAGAGCaaagagaagaaagagaaacCTAAAAGCAAAACAGCTCAGCAGGTAATAACTATTCAATATGCTTGGAAGCTTTTAAAAGTACTGCTGTGTTCTAAGACTTCATGTTTTGCTTTCTTGTCAAtgaaacaggtaaaaaaaaaaattaaatggactGTAGGGCATTGTCATGTGGCTTAATAGTCAAATCATGATGGTTGTGATTTAACTATATAAGTATTCACTGGCAATTGTAGAATGCTTGTATATTTACATGCATGCagttaggggtgtgcgatatgactTTTCATCTCTAAACATCTCTACAATTTCTGAGAACGTAACGTTACACTTGCAGCGTGTACCTTAGAAAGTCTGTCACACAGCGCATGATTACTTGATTAATCTTTCATGTctaacagttgagagaaaaactGATATGTGCCTGTATATTAGATGAGTGAaagttttaaagggacagtagtaAACATGCTGCCacttgtcattaaagggatagttcacgcaaaaatttaatttctgttatttACTCCctcacatgttgtcccaaacctgtattaatttctttcttatgctgaacacaaaacatattattttaaagaatgtggcCAACTTAATTGACTTTGattagtatttaaaaaatgactATGTAAATTTGTGAGGACCAGCGACTGTTTGCTTACTCATATTCTTCAAATTAATGTTCAACGGAAGAGAAACCAAGCTCACTCAGGTTTAAAACATAtggagagtgagtaaatgaattaatatGAGTGAACTACAAAACTCGAAGAGAAAAAtcattcactgctcttgactgaagaattTTAATACAGTTGGATTAATAAGAATCAATGTTTAATgtctatagttttatttttatttgttaattcaatttcttgaatgctaTGTTAAATACACctacttattttgtgtttttgtaatgcatatcttttgttgttgt
This genomic stretch from Carassius gibelio isolate Cgi1373 ecotype wild population from Czech Republic chromosome B6, carGib1.2-hapl.c, whole genome shotgun sequence harbors:
- the LOC127959404 gene encoding RNA-binding protein 5-B; the encoded protein is MGADKRISRTERSGRYGSDQYRDDDRRDRRDRDDRGYDSHRWSDDRRSDRYDGERSDRGDRYWSRDSPERGRKRRSSDGSDDGHHSDGDYSEHDYRGDPADEKESKTIMLRGLPMNTLEADIRAAIEHLEGPKPMDVRLMKKRTGISRGFAFVEFYHLQDATRWMETNQKLLSIQGKTVAMHYSNNRHKFEDWLCNSCGLYNFRRRLKCFRCGAAKADAESSSTKGTTDAQPSGDYYGDTIILRNIAPHSTVEAILTALAPYANLSPGNIRLIKDKQTGQNRGFAFVQLASPLEASQLLTILQGLQPPLKLDGKTIGVDFAKSARKDLLLPDGNRVSAFSVASTAIAAAQWSSSQPQQSVEPTSEYSYLQEGYVPYSQEYQAYYQQQAGVVDPSQANGLLGAAPGVKVLPAATGVVISQSAQVYQPHIIGQPAAQALQMEGKAQLITAAATISASATSAVTAATSSTATATSQENQATIPDTSSYQYDESSGYYYDPSTGLYYDPNTHYYYNSQTQQYLYWDGEKQAYVPAVDANNAAQSAAASTSTSQKESKEKKEKPKSKTAQQIAKDMERWAKSMNKQKENFKGSFQPISQEERKEAAAADAGFTLFEKKTGALERLVTEASKATEEEITSSKVGLVAAYSGDSEPEEVTEAEDREDKLTDWKKMACLLCRRQFPNKEALIRHQQLSDLHKQNLEVFRRSKLSEAELEELERKETEMKYRDRAAERREKYGIPEPPVPKKRKFTQPTPVVNYEQPTKDGLNSDNIGNKMLQAMGWKEGKGLGRNQQGITAPIEAQLRMKGAGLGTKGSNYSLSASDTYKDAVRKAMFARFTEME